A single window of Aspergillus flavus chromosome 4, complete sequence DNA harbors:
- a CDS encoding putative SWI-SNF complex subunit yields MPSPELSQSGQLPTDIQPDMVQNGSVPPMAAGNHNGEAASGSEQGPNGSNAIAEGKHNAKAVLAASGVSVTPAGSSHDASNGNPSTGSQSNSANGSAASKKRSRGGSAIHPSSSAEGLAVRVRETPKDKILAEQYVNREFQHSALTAYHNQNQEILNQKRAERDFYLTLRRENHMNPAALYGVGYEGFGNARTDLRGQHPQLLYPSNRRRPGNRRTRELRVSRKDLKTQSEQIEDLVPIRLDIDWEKIKIRDTFTWNLHDRVVSPDLFAEKLVEDLGLPLESCAPLVRMVSQSIQEQICDYYPQIYMEEEPLDPHLPYSAYKNDEMRILVKLNITIGQHTLIDQFEWDINDPSNSPEEFAARMTDDLSLSGEFTTAIAHSIREQSQLFTKSLYILSHPFDGRPIDDPDLKSAFLPTPLASSFRPFQAAKEFTPYLYELNEAELERTEVSISRDQRRQKRSVNRRGGPALPDLKDRQRTIRTMIVSSVIPNSAASIDESNVFKRSGSSRARRAAVGLRDTGDDSDESDSDESSITGSPAIGPHLAQGTARTRGMRGAASAAHAALRANLGQSATPEPHHEGRASARRRDYREESIEEPEKLIVKLKIPREKFRQLLTHGPQSIPSLSATPAPQPPSHQGTPQISTPTPSNMAPPSHIQPQARVPGVGTPTQRTVPAQQIGAIDATHPPQPGVPGPPPPNWLAAGLARLKRSYPNDSFEGVMRYTAVDTETMLPVANTNTESGHKLKYQYLPRIRCHDCPGKLYTPGPGTTVENFEVHLRNRQHKERVEERIARTGGAGANNAP; encoded by the exons ATGCCGTCCCCGGAGCTTTCTCAATCGGGGCAACTACCCACCGACATCCAGCCGGACATGGTTCAGAATGGCTCCGTTCCACCAATGGCAGCTGGAAATCACAATGGCGAAGCTGCTTCGGGATCGGAACAGGGACCGAACGGATCAAATGCGATCGCGGAAGGAAAGCACAATGCGAAAGCCGTTCTCGCGGCCTCGGGCGTGTCTGTAACTCCCGCTGGCTCCAGTCACGACGCGTCTAATGGCAATCCATCTACCGGCTCCCAGTCAAACAGTGCCAATGGCTCAGCAGCAAGCAAAAAACGATCACGTGGCGGCTCCGCCATTCATCCTTCCTCGTCAGCTGAAGGGCTAGCCGTGCGTGTACGTGAAACCCCAAAAGATAAGATCCTAGCGGAACAGTATGTGAACCGGGAGTTCCAACATTCTGCTTTGACGGCGTACCACAATCAGAATCAAGAGATACTAAACCAGAAACGTGCCGAACGGGACTTCTATCTGACTCTACGACGGGAGAATCATATGAACCCGGCCGCGCTGTATGGTGTCGGCTACGAGGGGTTTGGGAATGCTCGTACGGATCTCCGAGGCCAGCATCCCCAGCTATTATATCCCTCCAACCGGCGGCGACCAGGGAACCGGAGGACTAGGGAGCTACGGGTTTCGCGGAAAGATTTGAAGACGCAAAGTGAACAAATCGAAGACCTTGTGCCCATTCGACTAGACATCGactgggagaagatcaagatcCGAGATACGTTCACCTGGAACCTTCATGATCGGGTGGTATCTCCCGATCTATTCGCCGAGAAACTAGTGGAGGACCTGGGCCTCCCTCTTGAATCTTGCGCCCCCCTCGTGCGGATGGTTTCACAAAGCATCCAAGAGCAGATCTGCGATTACTACCCTCAAATAtatatggaagaagagcctcTCGACCCTCATCTCCCATACAGTGCTTACAAGAACGATGAGATGCGCATCCTTGTTAAGCTGAATATCACCATTGGCCAGCATACTCTGATTGACCAGTTTGAATGGGATATTAACGACCCCTCCAACTCCCCCGAAGAATTCGCTGCGCGTATGACGGATGACCTTTCCCTGTCGGGGGAATTCACAACAGCAATTGCGCACTCCATTCGCGAACAATCGCAGCTTTTCACGAAATCACTCTACATCCTTTCTCATCCGTTCGACGGACGTCCTATCGATGATCCCGATCTTAAGTCCGCTTTCCTCCCTACCCCCCTCGCGTCATCCTTCAGGCCATTCCAGGCAGCCAAGGAATTTACACCTTATCTATATGAATTGAACGAAGCAGAATTAGAACGCACAGAAGTTTCCATATCCCGAGATCAACGGAGGCAGAAGCGCTCCGTTAACCGTCGCGGTGGACCCGCCCTACCCGACCTGAAAGACCGTCAAAGGACTATCCGCACAATGATTGTATCCTCCGTCATTCCTAATTCGGCCGCATCTATTGATGAAAGTAACGTCTTCAAGCGATCTGGGTCGAGCCGTGCCAGGCGCGCTGCTGTCGGGTTGCGGGACACTGGTGACGATTCTGATGAATCAGACAGCGACGAATCTTCAATTACAGGCTCCCCCGCTATCGGTCCTCATCTGGCCCAAGGCACTGCGCGCACAAGAGGCATGCGAGGGGCTGCCAGTGCTGCTCACGCTGCTCTGCGTGCGAACCTTGGTCAGTCTGCCACTCCGGAGCCTCACCACGAGGGAAGAGCATCTGCTAGGAGACGGGACTATCGCGAAGAGAGCATCGAAGAGCCAGAAAAACTAATTGTGAAGCTTAAGATCCCTCGTGAGAAGTTCCGTCAGCTTCTTACCCACGGACCACAGTCAATACCGAGTCTCTCAGCGACTCCAGCCCCTCAGCCACCGTCACATCAAGGCACGCCTCAAATTAGCACTCCCACCCCAAGCAACATGGCTCCACCGTCACACATCCAGCCTCAAGCCAGAGTTCCAGGTGTCGGTACACCCACGCAACGGACCGTCCCCGCGCAACAAATTGGAGCCATAGATGCAACCCACCCCCCTCAGCCGGGTGTCCCAGGG CCCCCGCCTCCAAATTGGCTTGCGGCGGGACTCGCGCGATTAAAACGCTCGTATCCAAATGACTCATTTGAAGGCGTAATGCGCTACACAGCTGTCGATACAGAGACAATGCTACCAGTAGCCAATACCAATACCGAGTCAGGCCACAAACTAAAATACCAATACCTCCCACGCATCCGGTGCCATGACTGCCCGGGCAAACTGTATACCCCCGGGCCAGGCACAACAGTTGAGAATTTCGAGGTCCACCTTCGAAACCGACAACACAAAGAGCGTGTTGAAGAGAGAATCGCCAGGACCGGCGGTGCAGGGGCCAACAATGCACCTTAG
- a CDS encoding armadillo-type protein has product MPARTRQGPSAAAEVVESEETPGGLRRLRFNEPLSWRVGRSAIPIVDLLQRLQTLAQELRKLEQEEVEKDSLQKVSQELATAQLLAHKDKGVRAWTACCIVDVLRLCAPDAPFTGNQLKDIFTCIVTSIIPALGDPSNTYNAQHIYVLNSLAEVKSIVLMTDLDHPDALIIPLFTTCFDIVSGSSKGSTGEDIAKNVEFDMTRLLVTVIDETPVLAADVVDVIVAQFLRIDPRALENPSRRGKKADAPLDAKQGTLLLKDYPPAYNMAKAICQACPERMTSHISQYFNNVIIDASATGANGPSKNSHRRPNLDDSDEEGEDIKELSKAHRLIRELWRACPEVLQNVVPQLEAELSAESVSLRLLATQTIGDLTAGIGVAGPPPPPPMDPAAYPPVTLSDYSQIVPQPNVLIQPFSPKPFSQAHSSTYEGFLSRRLDKSASVRAAWATVVGRILLTSAGGSGLAESEEQMLIKNLASMLRDADEKVRVAAVDAVGTFGLSHIVHKLGASGGFSSHDSILFILAERVKDRKPQVREHAMKTLGRMWAVAAGEIEQDNEQVVSLLKDGPSKIFDAFYTNDMDIHVLIDRVLFDILLPLSYPPIKPKLSRSSSTQSQKLKDSQTSEGDNETDVDKIRVRRILTLIRGLDDKAKKVFFAMQARQIQMRTAVTVYLQACEEYNGGVMEKDDERITAQINRVIDTLSKLFPDASRASADLWKFAKVHDRRSYQLIRFAMAAVSDYRTVIKAIRELARRLQSSNNSPLLETLTPLLYRCSSLVFNRSHIPAIISLSRTDENGLASPAHEMLREISSRNPEVLEAQVQEMCKDLESQAPSAKTSKDTGTEEILKACSGFAKKLPAKLPKERKFFQALVNYALYSPSPRAAKHAVSILMATADRKEMYAKDLVQKCVSKWEYGTDRFLTKLATLSQLNLLAPREADEESDAIVSIAVNKVLLTNRSPKPEAGYIWSDTVDDETAAKEWALRIIVNRLRAKEGSDDENDFRAHAEPVYSTLNKLVVGEGELSKKKDTPAGQKSRLRLLAAKSILKLCASHSICDHLLAPQDFNALALVAQDRLAPVRIGFINELKKKLVPNSRLSHRWYIITFLLAFEPNASLKDSTLTWLRSRATFFSQSGGKKKDPVMESIFSRLLSLLAYHPDYPPQDLDEEVKARDLTDFGRYILFYLLAIANEHNLSLIFHIAQRVKQTRDGITKSDEITTRLHTLSDLAQSTIRRFADIYSQQRRFGGGAGGTNILQTYPGKMGLPSSIFAPMSSHREAQEVAEKNFLSEDVDDLLDRLVRSVMRSKGGSQGQAAKKRKPEPTDTTGEAGTTTKKVKKVREKVTRPRKSSGATSRTPKRKNKDEDGWSSDEGAAKTSTATARRRSSRGTSRRVSYADHDSDEDDVEMDDWDQDKDEAEAEEEEEDDNEENENNHANNNHVQDSEDDGSDLSSPPPSLPPSSPPPSAKKARAEKATTLPSRRSSRRG; this is encoded by the exons ATGCCTGCGCGCACTCGTCAAGGCCCCTCCGCTGCGGCGGAGGTCGTGGAATCAGAAGAGACACCTGGCGGCCTGCGCCGCCTCAGATTCAATGAACCACTTTCATGGCGCGTTGGGCGATCGGCTATTCCCATTGTGGATCTGCTGCAGCGCCTGCAGACGCTCGCGCAAGAGCTCCGCAAGCTGGAACAGGAGGAGGTGGAAAAGGATTCTCTCCAGAAAGTCTCTCAGGAGCTAGCAACAGCTCAGCTTCTCGCACATAAGGACAAGGGTGTAAGAGCCTGGACGGCCTGTTGCATTGTCGACGTTTTGCGCCTCTGCGCCCCCGACGCGCCCTTCACCGGCAATCAACTTAAG GATATTTTTACCTGCATCGTGACCTCCATTATCCCCGCATTGGGGGATCCCTCTAACACGTATAATGCTCAGCATATCTATGTGTTAAACTCACTAGCGGAAGTGAAGAGTATCGTTTTAATGACAGACCTCGACCATCCGGACGCTTTAATTATTCCCTTATTTACTACTTGCTTTGACATTGTCTCTGGTTCTTCCAAAGGCTCCACAGGCGAGGACATAGCGAAGAATGTTGAATTCGACATGACCCGCCTGCTTGTAACGGTGATTGATGAGACGCCAGTACTTGCTGCGGATGTTGTGGATGTTATCGTCGCCCAATTCCTGCGTATCGACCCACGTGCTTTGGAGAACCCTAGcaggagagggaagaaggccGATGCTCCGCTCGATGCCAAACAGGGAACGCTGCTTCTGAAGGACTACCCCCCTGCATATAACATGGCGAAAGCAATTTGCCAAGCCTGCCCGGAGAGGATGACTAGTCATATTAGCCAGTATTTCAATAATGTCATCATTGACGCCTCTGCGACCGGAGCGAACGGTCCGTCTAAGAATTCTCATCGCCGACCCAACCTTGATGATTCAGACGAAGAAGGggaggatatcaaagagtTGAGCAAGGCACACCGTCTGATCCGGGAACTTTGGAGGGCCTGTCCCGAGGTGTTGCAGAATGTGGTCCCCCAACTGGAGGCAGAACTGTCCGCGGAATCTGTGTCTTTGCGCCTGCTAGCTACGCAGACAATTGGTGACCTCACGGCTGGAATTGGAGTTGCCGGGCCACCCCCGCCTCCGCCAATGGATCCTGCAGCCTATCCGCCTGTGACCTTGTCAGACTATTCGCAGATAGTCCCCCAGCCCAACGTTCTTATACAGCCATTCTCTCCCAAGCCATTCTCGCAGGCGCATAGCTCCACCTACGAGGGCTTTCTGAGCCGACGATTGGACAAGTCCGCCTCAGTAAGGGCTGCATGGGCCACCGTGGTTGGTCGGATATTGCTAACGTCGGCCGGTGGCTCTGGCCTGGCCGAAAGTGAGGAGCAGATGCTCATCAAAAACCTAGCGTCTATGCTTCGAGATGCAGATGAGAAAGTTCGAGTAGCAGCAGTCGACGCGGTGGGTACATTTGGTCTGTCTCACATTGTTCACAAGCTAGGAGCCAGTGGCGGCTTTTCATCCCACGattctatactttttatCTTGGCGGAGCGTGTCAAAGACCGAAAGCCACAGGTCCGGGAACATGCCATGAAAACCCTGGGCCGGATGTGGGCAGTTGCGGCAGGTGAGATTGAACAAGATAACGAGCAAGTAGTATCCTTGCTCAAAGATGGGCCATCAAAGATCTTCGATGCCTTCTACACAAATGACATGGATATCCATGTGCTGATTGATCGCGTTTTGtttgatatccttcttcCGCTTAGCTACCCACCGATAAAGCCTAAATTATCGCGCAGTAGCTCAACGCAATCTCAAAAACTGAAAGACTCACAGACTTCAGAGGGTGATAATGAGACAGACGTTGACAAGATACGCGTCCGTCGCATCTTAACCCTAATTAGGGGATTGGACgacaaggcaaagaaggttTTCTTTGCAATGCAGGCCAGGCAAATTCAGATGAGGACAGCTGTTACAGTCTACCTTCAGGCCTGCGAGGAGTATAAT GGTGGTGTGATGGAAAAAGACGACGAACGCATCACAGCTCAAATCAATCGAGTGATTGATACATTGTCAAAGCTCTTTCCTGACGCGTCAAGAGCTTCCGCAGATCTTTGGAAATTTGCCAAAGTACATGACCGGCGCAGCTACCAGTTGATTCGCTTTGCAATGGCTGCGGTCAGCGATTACCGAACGGTCATTAAGGCCATCAGGGAGCTCGCACGCCGATTGCAAAGCTCTAACAACTCTCCTTTACTCGAGACTTTGACCCCCCTTTTGTACCGCTGTAGTTCCCTTGTTTTCAACCGGAGCCACATTCCAGCAATTATAAGTCTTTCGCGGACAGATGAGAATGGATTGGCGAGTCCAGCACATGAGATGTTGCGGGAGATCTCATCTCGGAATCCTGAGGTACTAGAGGCTCAGGTTCAAGAGATGTGCAAGGATCTTGAATCGCAAGCACCATCGGCCAAAACGAGTAAGGACACTGGAACCGAAGAGATTCTCAAAGCTTGCTCTGGGTTTGCAAAGAAGCTCCCGGCGAAGCTGCCCAAAGAGCGCAAGTTTTTCCAGGCCCTTGTCAATTATGCGTTGTATAGTCCATCTCCTCGAGCTGCCAAGCATGCTGTCTCAATCCTCATGGCCACCGCAGATCGCAAAGAGATGTACGCTAAGGACTTGGTCCAGAAGTGCGTTTCTAAGTGGGAGTATGGAACAGATCGGTTCCTCACCAAGTTAGCTACGCTATCTCAGCTGAACCTCTTAGCCCCAAGGGAGGCAGACGAGGAGAGTGATGCCATTGTCTCGATAGCAGTCAATAAAGTCCTATTGACAAATCGGTCCCCGAAACCGGAAGCCGGGTATATATGGTCAGACACCGTGGATGACGAAACCGCTGCCAAAGAATGGGCTCTCAGAATTATTGTCAACCGCTTACGCGCCAAGGAAGGCTCTGACGACGAAAACGATTTCCGTGCTCATGCCGAACCTGTTTATAGTACTCTTAACAAACTTGTGGTGGGTGAGGGCGAgctgtcaaagaaaaaggacaCACCAGCAGGGCAAAAGTCACGACTACGTCTTCTGGCCGCTAAGTCAATACTCAAATTATGTGCATCCCACAGCATCTGTGACCATCTGCTTGCACCTCAAGACTTCAATGCGCTTGCTCTAGTCGCCCAAGATCGCCTTGCGCCTGTAAGGATTGGGTTTATTAATGAACTCAAGAAGAAACTGGTACCAAACTCACGCTTGAGCCACCGTTGGTATATCATCACATTCCTGCTCGCGTTTGAACCAAATGCTAGTTTGAAGGACAGCACTCTTACCTGGTTGCGATCCCGCGCGACCTTCTTTTCTCAAAGTggtggcaagaagaaggatccAGTTATGGAATCCATCTTTTCGCGCCTGCTGTCACTACTAGCTTATCATCCCGACTACCCCCCGCAAGACTTAGATGAGGAGGTGAAGGCTCGCGATCTGACCGACTTTGGCCGCtacattcttttctatctattaGCGATAGCTAATGAACATAATCTCTCGCTCATTTTCCATATCGCCCAGCGTGTCAAGCAGACACGTGACGGTATCACCAAGTCCGATGAAATCACGACACGTCTACACACACTTTCGGATCTGGCTCAATCTACCATTCGCCGATTCGCCGATATCTACTCACAGCAGCGCAGATTCGGCGGCGGTGCTGGTGGCACTAATATCCTGCAGACGTACCCTGGCAAGATGGGTCTTCCCAGTTCAATATTTGCCCCAATGAGCAGCCACCGCGAAGCCCAGGAAGTAGCCGAGAAAAACTTCCTCTCGGAAGACGTGGATGACCTGCTGGATCGGCTTGTGCGGTCTGTGATGAGGTCAAAGGGCGGGTCCCAAGGCCAAgccgcgaagaagagaaaacctGAGCCCACCGACACGACCGGTGAAGCTGGAACAACAACTAAGAAAGTAAAGAAAGTTAGGGAGAAGGTTACACGGCCCCGGAAGTCGTCCGGCGCAACATCAAGGACACCAAAGcggaagaacaaggacgaAGATGGCTGGTCATCAGATGAGGGAGCCGCAAAGACCAGCACTGCTACTGCCCGCAGACGCAGCAGCAGAGGTACTTCGCGTAGAGTCAGTTATGCAGATCACGATAGTGACGAAGATGACGTCGAAATGGACGACTGGGATCAAGATAAAGATGAAgccgaagctgaagaagaggaagaggacgacaacgaagaaaatgagaacaACCACGCAAACAACAACCACGTCCAGGACTCAGAGGACGACGGTAGCGACCTATCATCGCCTCCACCATCACTACCTCCATCATCCCCACCACCAAGCGCCAAAAAAGCACGTGCCGAAAAGGCGACAACCCTGCCATCCCGACGCTCCTCTCGACGAGGATAA
- a CDS encoding PHD Zn-finger protein: MSDTCIVCLGDLGESASDPLAVSAEAAPRLDVQVNGRSTDTSVKADGVDGSEDSGQIAQLLPCGHILHNNCLKPWVERANSCPICRRSFNVVELSDRIGGPVLSSYAVQDRVQVADVDPSMVIEYIEEDDLAGFSPCLICGDSDNEEFLLLCDGCDAPSHTYCLGLDTVPSGPWYCSRCETQRARALSPDSADRSSRAQDRRGRRTRAQQRQLQSRSQMNSLHWARVWQSVWDHLNLDLDFPFDDDRAAERVRQQQRREEANQREFRAWQRRFEVAERQGGSNRFRDTAALLDIEAPRPSRPRVPREPTPEPESLEEMRAWNAFERAREIENDPSAARKRKEPTMSPSPEPTEPERKLKRPRTRRAEDLAALATQNGESSRAAGVQASARINAETSSEPSFLQSLLKEVEDASNDTTSHGNSAQVSVAATDHATPGPSSPSISPVPSNHSSPRLSSTTPPPHPRSRPISPLQLVTPTHPSSPPFSPDVSPTFSTEITPSQGFSDNTRRRIPRAAYRSNLLRANDKSPSRPNLSLAVKTDIQKLVSTALKPYYRSKTVSKDEYTEINRNISRMLYEQVGDVETIGADAKTDLETTAKEQVTKAIDALKQRHKMEDNDPIDDSS; encoded by the exons ATGTCCGACACTTGTATTGTGTGTTTAGGAGACCTTGGCGAAAGCGCCAGCGATCCTCTTGCCGTCTCCGCCGAGGCCGCGCCAAGACTTGATGTTCAAGTAAATGGCAGGTCGACCGACACCTCCGTCAAGGCAGATGGTGTGGATGGCAGTGAGGATTCTGGTCAGATCGCCCAGTTGCTCCCCTGTGGTCATATCTTACATAACAATTGTCTGAAGCCCTGGGTTGAACGAGCGAACAGTTGTCCAATATGCCGCCGCAGCTTCAACGTTGTGGAGCTCAGTGACCGAATCGGAG GTCCCGTACTCTCCTCCTATGCTGTGCAGGACCGCGTTCAAGTTGCGGATGTCGATCCTTCGATGGTGATAGAGTAcatcgaggaagacgatCTTGCCGGATTCTCACCTTGTCTTATTTGCGGAGATTCTGATAACGAAGAGTTTCTCCTTCTATGTGATGGGTGCGATGCCCCCTCGCATACGTACTGCCTCGGGCTTGATACTGTCCCGTCTGGGCCTTGGTACTGTTCAAGATGCGAGACCCAACGTGCTCGAGCGCTGTCCCCCGACAGTGCGGACAGGTCATCGCGCGCTCAGGACCGGCGCGGTCGCCGTACGAGGGCACAACAGCGGCAGCTACAGAGCCGTAGTCAGATGAACTCCCTTCACTGGGCTCGGGTATGGCAGTCCGTTTGGGATCACCTTAACCTGGACTTGGATTTTCCgtttgatgatgataggGCTGCCGAGCGTGTCCGGCAGCAACAACGACGGGAAGAAGCCAATCAGCGAGAATTTCGAGCTTGGCAGCGTCGTTTTGAAGTTGCAGAGCGACAAGGAGGTAGTAACCGCTTCAGGGATACGGCTGCCTTACTCGATATTGAGGCTCCGCGACCATCGCGGCCACGTGTACCGAGGGAGCCAACACCTGAGCCTGAGTCTTTGGAAGAGATGAGGGCGTGGAATGCTTTTGAAAGGGCTCGTGAGATCGAGAATGATCCTAGTGCGGcccggaaaagaaaggaaccgACAATGTCTCCCTCTCCAGAACCCACCGAGCCTGAACGGAAGCTAAAGCGTCCACGAACCCGCAGAGCTGAAGACTTAGCAGCCTTGGCTACACAGAATGGCGAGTCTTCCAGGGCTGCTGGTGTCCAGGCTTCCGCTCGAATCAACGCGGAAACCTCAAGCGAACCAAGCTTCCTTCAGTCTCTGTTGAAAGAAGTCGAGGACGCTTCAAACGACACTACTTCTCATGGGAATTCTGCCCAAGTTTCGGTTGCAGCAACTGACCATGCTACTCCTGGGccttcttccccatcaaTTTCGCCCGTGCCATCTAACCACTCCTCACCCCGCCTATCCTCCACGACACCCCCACCTCACCCAAGGAGTAGGCCGATATCCCCACTACAGCTCGTGACGCCCACTCATCCCTCGTCGCCACCGTTTTCGCCCGATGTCTCTCCAACCTTCTCTACAGAAATTACACCGTCACAGGGGTTCTCAGACAACACCCGACGCCGTATTCCAAGGGCAGCATATCGCTCGAATTTATTGAGGGCGAACGACAAATCTCCGAGCCGGCCCAATCTATCCTTAGCGGTCAAGACTGATATACAGAAACTAGTCAGTACAGCCTTGAAGCCGTACTATCGTTCAAAGACTGTGTCAAAGGACGAGTACACCGAAATCAATCGTAATATATCCCGAATGCTATATGAACAAGTGGGCGACGTTGAAACCATTGGAGCTGATGCGAAGACCGACTTGGAGACTACTGCGAAGGAGCAGGTTACCAAGGCTATCGATGCCTTGAAACAGAGACATAAGATGGAGGACAACGACCCTATTGATGATAGTTCTTGA
- a CDS encoding synaptic vesicle transporter (MFS multidrug transporter, putative), with amino-acid sequence MSATNRDGATQHDLQSSARLDKENEGPMQSSDITLRSESSSSIGEDPEKDAGGTRNTDLDMLERSMSTPHSRKGHEEKAPEKDPNLVEWDGPDDPENPQNMPKWRKWVLTMTLSSLTMWITFASSVFSTATLVTAKEYNVSTEVMTLATSLVVFGFAVGPLMWSPLSELYGRRIPLFSGYAIFAIFQIPVAVAQNVETIMLCRFLMGVFGCSPLAVVGGAMADFWDPVDRAVAIACFSAATFVGPVIGPIVGGFITESHLGWRWTAWITLIASASFGTFALLTVPETYGPVILQKRAARLRRETGNWALHSFLDEHRPTASEIVTKYLLRPLQMLFLEPILLAMTIYLAFIYGILYLFFEAYPVSFQEVRGWTNGGVAGLPFLGIMIGVLCGVALIIWQTKTRFARKLEKHGRVVPEERLVPMMIASVLLPAGLFWFGWTSDPSISWVPQVIAGVPIGMGILVIFMQGLNYIIDVYMMFANSAIAANTLVRSGLGGAFPLFAVQMYHRLGVDWASSLLGFLTVAMIPIPVVFFFYGAKIRAMSKFSPKF; translated from the exons ATGAGCGCCACCAATCGAGATGGTGCAACGCAGCATGATTTACAAAGCTCAGCTCGTCtagacaaagaaaatgagggaCCGATGCAGTCTTCTGACATCACCTTGCGGTCAGAgtcctcctcttcgatcGGTGAAGACCCCGAAAAGGATGCTGGGGGTACTCGGAACACAGATCTGGACATGCTGGAGAGATCGATGTCAACACCACATTCAAGAAAGGGACACGAAGAGAAGGCACCGGAGAAGGACCCGAATCTGGTAGAATGGGACGGCCCAGATGATCCAGAGAACCCCCAGAACATGCCaaaatggagaaaatgggTTCTAACCATGACTCTGTCCTCCTTGACAATGTGGATCACTTTCGCCAGCAGTGTGTTCTCAACGGCAACCTTGGTGACAGCTAAGGAGTACAACGTTTCAACCGAAGTTATGACTCTAGCGACTAGTTTGGTGGTGTTCGGATTCGCAGTTGGGCCTTTGATGTGGTCGCCTCTCTCAGAATTATATGGACGGAGAATCCCATTGTTTTCTGGCTATGCCATCTTCGCGATTTTCCAAATACCGGTTGCAGTGGCACAGAATGTTGAGACAATTATGCTGTGCCGTTTTCTCATGGGGGTGTTTGGTTGCTCTCCTCTGGCTGTGGTGGGTGGCGCAATGGCCGATTTCTGGGACCCTGTGGATCGTGCCGTGGCCATTGCTTGTTTCTCGGCTGCAACTTTTGTTGGACCTGTTATCG GACCTATTGTGGGTGGTTTCATTACAGAATCGCATCTTGGCTGGCGGTGGACAGCTTGGATCACTTTGATAGCCTCTGCTTCGTTCGGTACCTTTGCGCTGTTAACCGTCCCCGAAACCTATGGCCCAGTCATTCTTCAGAAGCGTGCTGCTCGCCTGCGGCGGGAGACTGGTAACTGGGCTTTACATTCGTTCCTGGACGAGCATCGCCCAACAGCATCAGAAATCGTCACAAAATATCTTCTGCGCCCGCTCCAAATGCTTTTCCTCGAACCGATCCTGTTAGCTATGACGATCTACCTGGCTTTTATCTACGGTATTTTGTATCTGTTCTTCGAGGCCTACCCGGTCTCCTTCCAAGAAGTTCGAGGTTGGACGAATGGGGGTGTGGCAGGGCTACCATTCCTTGGTATTATGATTGGAGTTCTTTGCGGTGTCGCCTTGATCATCTGGCAGACGAAGACACGCTTTGCACGCAAACTGGAGAAACATGGCAGGGTTGTGCCCGAAGAGCGCCTGGTTCCCATGATGATTGCTTCTGTTCTATTGCCAGCTGGTCTCTTCTGGTTCGGATGGACCTCGGATCCCAGTATCTCATGGGTGCCCCAGGTAATTGCAGGTGTCCCCATCGGGATGGGTATCCTGGTTATCTTCATGCAGGGTCTTAACTACATCATCGACGTGTACATGATGTTTGCCAACTCAGCTATCGCCGCCAACACTCTCGTTCGGAGTGGTCTGGGCGGTGCTTTCCCCCTCTTTGCCGTGCAGATGTACCATAGATTGGGCGTAGACTGGGCGTCCAGTCTACTTGGATTCCTCACGGTTGCTATGATACCCATTCCGgttgtctttttcttttacggCGCGAAGATTCGTGCCATGAGCAAGTTTTCGCCGAAGTTCTGA